From a single Actinomycetes bacterium genomic region:
- a CDS encoding low temperature requirement protein A, translated as MTTGAQQVGREPELRRPWVRPMVSRSVDETPRASTPLELLFDLTFVVAVAAVAAELAHGIADGHALETLSTYLMAFFAIWWAWMNFTWFASAYDCDDAPYRLLTLLQMSGVLVLAAGVHPVFEDRDFRVATAGYVIMRLAMVAQWGRAARADPEHRATALRFVVGITAVQVAWLLRLALSEGPALVVFFVLVAAELAVPVWAEHPAMTAWHPHHIAERYGLFTIIVLGECVLASTAAVNAILDEDGASPELVLVGAGSLALLFALWWVYFLKDAGGGLARHRELGFWWGYGHYVVFASLAALGAGLEVTAEAVTHHVEAGDTTVAAATAVPVTVFLVAVWALHAPLGAAPARAATRMVVSALGCLAVVPLVAAGLPLGWGVVLLVLPPVWLIAQHHTRGTAQEPATAT; from the coding sequence GCGCAGCAGGTCGGCCGGGAGCCCGAGCTGCGCCGGCCGTGGGTGCGGCCCATGGTGTCGCGCTCGGTCGACGAGACGCCCCGGGCGTCGACGCCGCTCGAGCTGCTCTTCGACCTCACGTTCGTGGTGGCGGTGGCCGCCGTGGCGGCCGAGCTGGCGCACGGCATCGCCGACGGCCACGCGCTCGAGACCCTGTCGACGTACCTCATGGCCTTCTTCGCCATCTGGTGGGCGTGGATGAACTTCACCTGGTTCGCGTCGGCCTACGACTGCGACGACGCGCCGTACCGGCTGCTGACGCTCCTGCAGATGAGCGGCGTGCTCGTGCTGGCCGCGGGCGTGCACCCGGTCTTCGAGGACCGCGACTTCCGGGTCGCAACGGCCGGTTACGTGATCATGCGTCTGGCGATGGTGGCGCAGTGGGGTCGGGCCGCCCGCGCCGACCCGGAGCACCGGGCTACCGCGCTGCGCTTCGTCGTCGGGATCACCGCGGTGCAGGTCGCCTGGCTGCTGCGCCTCGCCCTGTCCGAGGGCCCGGCGCTCGTCGTGTTCTTCGTGCTGGTCGCCGCCGAGCTCGCCGTGCCGGTCTGGGCCGAGCACCCGGCGATGACCGCGTGGCACCCGCACCACATCGCCGAGCGCTACGGGCTCTTCACGATCATCGTGCTCGGCGAGTGCGTGCTCGCCTCGACGGCGGCGGTCAACGCGATCCTGGACGAGGACGGCGCGAGCCCGGAGCTGGTGCTGGTCGGCGCCGGCAGCCTGGCGCTGCTCTTCGCCCTGTGGTGGGTCTACTTCCTCAAGGACGCGGGCGGCGGCCTGGCCCGGCACCGTGAGCTCGGCTTCTGGTGGGGCTACGGGCACTACGTGGTGTTCGCCTCCCTGGCGGCGCTCGGCGCCGGCCTCGAGGTCACCGCCGAGGCGGTCACCCACCACGTCGAGGCCGGCGACACCACGGTGGCGGCGGCCACCGCCGTGCCGGTCACGGTCTTCCTGGTCGCGGTCTGGGCGCTGCACGCCCCGCTCGGGGCGGCACCGGCGCGCGCGGCGACCCGGATGGTGGTCAGCGCCCTGGGCTGCCTCGCGGTGGTGCCGCTGGTCGCCGCCGGGCTGCCCCTGGGCTGGGGTGTCGTGCTGCTCGTGCTGCCACCGGTCTGGCTGATCGCCCAGCACCACACCCGCGGGACCGCTCAGGAGCCGGCCACCGCCACCTGA